The following proteins come from a genomic window of Spirochaetota bacterium:
- a CDS encoding ABC transporter permease subunit: protein MRAILSPGFLKYLVRRLFSMIVTVFIIITLLFFIMRLAPGSPFDKEKPMPEAIRKALEAKYNLDKPMFVQYYLYLKDLILKGDFGPSMKYKGFTVNELLKAKFPVSFYIGLITIIYSIIVGIIFGIISAIYQNKWPDYLFMGFAVIGISMPSFLITILFLLLFAKVLKFVPFIWENGNPLSYVVPVLSLSMAEIAYITRLTKVGILDTLHQDYIRTARAKGLPESKVIIKHVLKGSLIPTVTFIGPAFAAIVTGSVVVEQICNIPGIGRDYVQAAFNRDYPVFMGVMIVYSALLILMNFVVDIVYAFLDPRIKYN from the coding sequence ATGAGAGCTATTTTATCTCCTGGATTTTTAAAATACTTAGTTAGAAGATTATTTTCTATGATTGTTACTGTTTTTATTATAATTACTTTGCTTTTTTTCATTATGAGATTAGCACCAGGAAGTCCATTTGATAAAGAAAAACCAATGCCAGAAGCTATTAGAAAAGCGCTAGAGGCTAAATATAATCTCGATAAACCTATGTTTGTCCAATATTATTTATATTTAAAAGATTTAATTTTAAAAGGAGATTTTGGTCCTTCTATGAAATATAAAGGATTTACAGTTAATGAATTGTTAAAAGCAAAATTTCCAGTTTCTTTTTATATTGGGTTGATAACAATAATATATTCAATAATTGTAGGAATTATTTTTGGTATAATATCAGCAATTTATCAAAATAAATGGCCAGATTATTTATTTATGGGGTTTGCTGTTATTGGGATATCTATGCCTTCATTTTTAATAACCATATTATTTTTACTTTTATTTGCAAAAGTCTTAAAGTTTGTTCCTTTTATTTGGGAGAATGGCAATCCATTAAGTTATGTAGTTCCAGTATTGTCTTTATCTATGGCTGAAATTGCTTATATAACAAGATTAACCAAAGTTGGGATTTTAGATACTTTACACCAAGATTATATAAGAACTGCTAGAGCTAAAGGTTTGCCTGAATCTAAAGTTATTATTAAACATGTATTAAAAGGTTCTTTGATACCAACTGTAACATTTATTGGTCCAGCTTTTGCAGCTATAGTAACAGGTTCTGTTGTAGTTGAACAAATATGTAATATTCCTGGTATAGGAAGAGATTATGTTCAAGCTGCTTTTAATAGAGATTATCCAGTATTTATGGGAGTTATGATTGTTTATTCTGCATTACTTATTTTAATGAATTTTGTAGTAGATATAGTTTATGCTTTTTTAGATCCAAGAATTAAGTATAATTAA
- the rsxC gene encoding electron transport complex subunit RsxC, translated as MKIKSFSKGIHPHYFKEITDDLPIINIDLPDTISIPLSQHLGTPAKCIKKKGDEVKIGEIIGESQGTVSANIHSPISGKITNIIKKPLPGGNIVEHIEIKVNKEETLNHKWNKIEIKLDNLKSEEILNHIHKNGIVGMGGATFPVYYKYKSAYDKIKDKPIDIFVVNGAECEPFLTSDSRLMLEKTMEILRGIEIVHKIFNFNKIYIGIEINKRKALTRFNELKAEFNMPIEVVPLETKYPQGAEKMLIYSVSKRKVPKGGLPFDVGAIVSNVGTLFAIYEAFYYNKPSIDRIITVTGDAINKPGNFIVPNGMIIEDIIKFCGGLKENTMKVILGGPMMGKALPNLEYSTTKGTSGILCLTKKFQIQSEENHCIKCSSCISVCPMNLLPNKLAELAKAKYFDEIKQYDLYNCIECGSCSYSCPANIQIVGWIKYAKSYIRYKGLV; from the coding sequence ATGAAAATCAAATCTTTTAGTAAAGGTATCCACCCTCACTATTTTAAAGAAATAACAGATGATTTACCAATTATAAATATTGATTTACCTGATACTATTTCTATTCCACTTTCTCAACATTTAGGTACTCCTGCAAAATGTATCAAAAAAAAGGGTGATGAAGTTAAAATAGGTGAAATTATAGGAGAATCTCAAGGTACTGTTTCAGCCAATATTCATTCTCCAATTTCAGGCAAAATTACAAACATTATAAAAAAACCTCTTCCTGGTGGTAATATAGTTGAACATATAGAAATAAAAGTTAACAAAGAAGAAACTTTAAACCATAAATGGAACAAAATAGAAATAAAATTAGATAACTTAAAATCTGAAGAAATATTAAATCATATACATAAAAATGGTATTGTAGGAATGGGAGGAGCAACTTTTCCTGTTTATTATAAATATAAATCTGCTTATGATAAAATTAAAGATAAGCCTATAGATATTTTTGTTGTAAATGGTGCTGAATGTGAACCATTTTTGACATCTGATTCGAGACTGATGCTTGAAAAAACTATGGAAATTTTAAGAGGAATTGAAATAGTGCATAAAATATTTAATTTTAACAAAATATATATTGGAATAGAAATCAATAAAAGAAAAGCTTTAACAAGATTTAACGAATTAAAAGCTGAATTCAATATGCCTATTGAAGTGGTACCTCTTGAAACGAAGTATCCACAAGGTGCTGAAAAAATGTTAATTTATTCAGTATCTAAAAGAAAAGTTCCTAAGGGAGGCCTCCCTTTTGATGTTGGAGCTATAGTTTCAAATGTAGGAACCTTATTTGCAATATATGAAGCTTTTTACTACAATAAACCTTCAATAGATAGAATTATAACAGTAACAGGGGATGCTATTAATAAACCCGGAAATTTTATAGTCCCAAACGGGATGATAATTGAAGATATAATAAAATTTTGTGGTGGATTAAAAGAAAACACTATGAAAGTTATTTTAGGTGGTCCCATGATGGGAAAAGCATTACCAAATTTAGAATATTCAACTACAAAAGGAACTAGTGGAATTTTGTGTTTAACCAAAAAATTTCAAATACAATCAGAAGAAAATCACTGTATTAAATGCTCTAGTTGCATATCAGTATGCCCAATGAATTTACTTCCAAATAAACTTGCCGAATTAGCAAAGGCTAAATATTTTGATGAAATAAAACAGTATGACTTATATAACTGTATTGAATGTGGTAGTTGCTCTTATAGTTGCCCTGCAAATATTCAAATTGTTGGATGGATTAAATATGCTAAAAGTTACATTAGATATAAAGGTCTAGTATAA
- a CDS encoding RnfABCDGE type electron transport complex subunit D, which yields MEKNRIELIISVSPHLKKDISIQKIMLIVILSLIPTIIISILFFGIKVFYLYITAITFAILTEILVKIIRKQNYKSFFDLSSIITALLLVMSLPPTISWQKVALGAFISILIGKEIFGGIGSNIWNPALVGRAFLSAAYPASLAANSYINPNNIFKFLEANTTSASKTLDAVSSATPLALSKFDKTFTPLLKLFIGQVGGSIGETSALTIILGGIILLSLKIINIRMVLSYIGTVFILTGIMHLIDPSTYASPFFHIFAGGLMLGAFYMATDMVTTPFTNKGIIIFGVGAGLLVFLIRIFGGYPEGVMFSILIMNSFTPLINKYSKLKTFGS from the coding sequence ATGGAAAAAAATAGAATAGAATTAATAATATCAGTATCTCCTCATTTGAAAAAAGATATATCTATTCAAAAAATAATGTTAATTGTTATTTTATCATTAATCCCAACAATTATTATATCTATATTATTTTTCGGAATAAAGGTTTTCTATCTATACATTACCGCTATTACTTTTGCAATTTTGACAGAGATTTTAGTTAAAATTATTAGAAAACAAAATTATAAATCTTTTTTCGATCTTTCTTCTATTATAACAGCTTTACTCTTAGTTATGAGCTTACCCCCTACTATTTCTTGGCAAAAAGTTGCTCTAGGAGCTTTTATTTCTATATTAATAGGTAAAGAAATATTTGGTGGTATTGGTTCAAATATATGGAATCCAGCGTTAGTAGGAAGAGCATTTCTTTCAGCTGCCTATCCAGCATCACTTGCAGCAAATTCATATATTAATCCTAATAATATTTTCAAATTTCTTGAAGCAAATACTACATCTGCAAGCAAAACTTTAGATGCTGTAAGTTCTGCTACACCACTTGCTCTCTCTAAATTTGACAAAACTTTCACTCCATTATTAAAATTATTTATAGGACAAGTTGGTGGAAGTATCGGAGAAACATCTGCTCTAACAATTATTTTAGGAGGAATAATACTATTATCTTTAAAAATTATAAATATAAGAATGGTATTATCCTATATTGGAACAGTATTTATTTTAACAGGGATCATGCATTTAATTGATCCATCTACATATGCATCACCCTTTTTTCATATATTTGCTGGAGGACTAATGTTAGGAGCTTTTTATATGGCAACTGATATGGTAACAACTCCATTTACAAACAAAGGAATTATTATTTTTGGAGTTGGAGCTGGGTTACTAGTATTTTTAATAAGAATTTTTGGAGGATACCCAGAAGGTGTTATGTTTTCCATACTGATTATGAACTCTTTTACACCATTAATTAATAAATATTCAAAGCTTAAAACATTTGGCTCTTAA
- the rsxA gene encoding electron transport complex subunit RsxA — MFTKLIFLFISSIVINNFVLTYFLGICPFIGVSKKIDQALSMGLAVIFVMVLTAIVTWIINNIFLIKLGLPFLQYVSFILVIAALVQFVEMFIKKSSPALYRSLGIFLPLITTNCAILGLALLQALREYNFIESIIFGLGSGIGFTLAIVLMAGIREQLEFADVPRPFRGAPITLICAAILALAFMGFSGLFSF; from the coding sequence ATGTTTACTAAACTTATTTTTTTATTTATATCTTCAATAGTTATAAATAATTTTGTTTTAACATACTTTTTAGGTATATGTCCGTTTATAGGAGTTTCAAAGAAAATTGACCAAGCACTTTCAATGGGACTTGCAGTAATTTTTGTTATGGTTTTAACTGCAATTGTAACTTGGATAATAAATAATATCTTCCTTATAAAACTTGGGCTCCCATTCTTACAATATGTTTCTTTCATTCTTGTTATAGCGGCACTTGTCCAATTTGTAGAGATGTTTATTAAAAAAAGTTCTCCAGCTCTATATAGAAGCCTTGGTATATTTCTTCCACTCATAACTACAAATTGTGCTATTTTAGGATTAGCTTTACTACAAGCTTTAAGAGAATATAATTTTATTGAATCAATTATTTTTGGTCTTGGTTCTGGTATTGGTTTTACCCTTGCAATCGTTCTTATGGCAGGAATAAGAGAGCAACTTGAATTTGCAGATGTACCAAGACCATTTAGAGGGGCTCCAATTACACTTATTTGTGCAGCTATTTTAGCTTTGGCTTTTATGGGATTTTCTGGACTCTTTTCTTTTTAA
- a CDS encoding electron transport complex subunit E — translation MKNLENIKKNFLKGLWAESPTFYQILGMCPTLAVTVSVINGIAMGLATSFVLIFSAIFASLIRNLVPSEVRIPVYAVLIATFVTLADLFLKAFFPDLSKALGPYVPLIVVNCIIMGRIEAYSTKNPVFDSFIDSLGMGIGFTLALILIGGIREIFGKGELLGKPIISSFYDPMLIMILPAGAFFTLGFLIALYKYINKNY, via the coding sequence ATGAAAAACTTAGAAAATATTAAAAAAAATTTCTTAAAAGGTCTTTGGGCAGAAAGTCCAACATTTTATCAAATTTTAGGGATGTGTCCAACTTTAGCTGTTACTGTTTCAGTTATCAATGGAATTGCGATGGGATTAGCTACCTCTTTCGTACTAATTTTTTCAGCAATATTTGCTTCTTTAATTAGAAATTTAGTACCATCTGAAGTTAGAATTCCTGTTTATGCTGTATTAATTGCTACTTTTGTTACATTAGCTGATCTTTTTTTAAAAGCATTTTTCCCTGATCTATCAAAGGCTTTAGGTCCTTATGTTCCATTAATAGTTGTTAACTGTATAATCATGGGTAGAATCGAGGCATATTCTACTAAAAATCCTGTGTTTGATTCATTTATTGACTCTCTTGGTATGGGAATTGGTTTTACTTTAGCTTTAATTTTAATCGGTGGAATAAGAGAAATATTTGGGAAAGGCGAGTTATTAGGAAAACCAATAATTTCATCTTTTTATGACCCTATGTTAATTATGATACTTCCAGCAGGTGCTTTTTTTACTTTAGGATTTTTAATTGCTCTATATAAATATATTAATAAAAATTATTAA
- a CDS encoding ABC transporter permease, giving the protein MTERKIELEEVKGVSLWLDAWRRLKKNKMAVFGAIVVIILALISLFAYQIAPYPYEEINMPHQFEKPNFYNFPFVTKIHKNDLKHTLEFMDYIYKSDDPISSYIKTNYKEIEQYIISSLPLIEKYRKYDKIKIPEKKIKNKINAEFSYLLNKYILKDKNFYNFIVSNIGKKDFYLYKFNEKRLIEDLSYKFRRLNKKYEKNLTFFAIQKLNRTILEDIYPEYISMGTFLGTDALGRDLLSRIIYGGRVSLTVGVVTAFISFVIGVIYGAISGFAGGKIDNLMMRIVDIFYGLPYMFIVILLMVIFGRNYMMLFIGIAIVSWMGIARITRGQIISLKNNEYIEAAKTIGASKFRIITRHLIPNALGPIIVYITLTIPQVMLSEAFLSFLGLGVQPPQTSWGLLANEGAKAISNYAYLIIYPGIVLTICLFSLNFLGEGLRDALDPSLKNKI; this is encoded by the coding sequence ATGACAGAAAGAAAAATAGAACTTGAAGAAGTTAAAGGTGTTTCCCTTTGGCTTGATGCTTGGAGAAGATTGAAAAAAAATAAAATGGCGGTGTTTGGAGCTATTGTTGTAATTATCCTTGCTCTTATTTCTTTATTTGCTTACCAAATTGCACCATATCCTTATGAAGAGATAAATATGCCTCATCAATTTGAAAAACCAAATTTTTATAATTTCCCTTTTGTAACTAAAATTCATAAAAATGATTTAAAACATACTCTTGAGTTTATGGATTATATCTATAAATCAGATGATCCTATATCAAGTTATATTAAAACAAATTATAAAGAAATTGAACAATATATAATAAGTTCTTTACCACTTATAGAAAAGTATAGAAAATATGATAAGATAAAGATTCCTGAAAAGAAAATAAAAAATAAAATAAATGCTGAATTTTCTTATTTATTAAACAAATATATTTTAAAAGACAAAAACTTTTATAATTTTATAGTTTCTAACATTGGTAAAAAAGATTTTTATTTATATAAATTTAATGAAAAAAGATTAATAGAAGATCTTTCTTATAAATTCAGAAGATTAAATAAAAAATACGAAAAAAATCTTACATTTTTTGCTATACAAAAGTTAAATAGAACTATCCTTGAAGATATTTATCCTGAATATATTTCTATGGGAACATTTCTCGGAACAGATGCTTTAGGTAGAGACCTTCTTTCAAGGATTATTTATGGTGGAAGAGTTTCACTTACAGTAGGAGTAGTTACTGCTTTTATATCTTTTGTAATCGGTGTTATCTATGGGGCAATATCTGGTTTTGCAGGTGGAAAAATTGATAATTTAATGATGAGAATTGTTGATATTTTTTATGGGTTACCTTATATGTTTATAGTTATTTTACTAATGGTTATTTTTGGTAGAAATTATATGATGTTATTTATTGGAATTGCTATTGTATCATGGATGGGGATCGCAAGAATTACAAGAGGGCAAATAATATCATTAAAAAACAATGAATATATTGAGGCAGCTAAAACAATAGGAGCTTCAAAGTTTAGAATTATAACCAGACATTTAATTCCAAATGCACTTGGTCCTATAATAGTTTATATTACCCTTACAATACCTCAGGTTATGTTATCTGAAGCATTTCTTTCTTTTTTAGGTTTAGGGGTTCAACCACCACAGACATCTTGGGGACTTCTTGCTAATGAAGGAGCTAAAGCAATCTCAAATTATGCTTATCTTATAATTTATCCGGGTATTGTATTAACAATATGTTTATTTTCACTAAATTTTTTAGGTGAAGGATTAAGAGATGCTTTAGATCCATCTTTAAAAAATAAAATATAA
- a CDS encoding ABC transporter ATP-binding protein, whose translation MEREIILNVNKLKTIFKTDEGIVKAVNGVSFKLRKGESIGIVGESGCGKSVTNLSIMRLIPEPPGKIIDGEVIYKGIDILKLKKKELYNFRGKEISMIFQDPMTSLNPFLTIETQLVETIMLHENLNKKSAKEKAINMLKMVGIPNAEKRISSYPHEFSGGMRQRVMIAMSLSTNPSLLIADEPTTALDVTIQAQILELIQELQKKVHMSLILITHDLGVVARMTERIIVMYAGYIVEENFTEDLFENPKHPYTFGLLKSIPKIDEEVKEELFSIKGTPPNLVNLPDACPFYPRCDRVQDICRVKMPELKDNGKGHRIACFNPY comes from the coding sequence ATGGAAAGAGAAATAATATTAAATGTAAATAAATTAAAAACAATCTTTAAAACTGATGAAGGTATTGTTAAAGCTGTTAATGGAGTTTCATTTAAATTAAGAAAAGGAGAGTCTATTGGAATAGTAGGTGAATCAGGATGTGGCAAATCGGTAACTAACTTAAGTATTATGAGGCTTATTCCTGAACCTCCTGGGAAAATAATAGATGGAGAAGTTATATATAAAGGTATAGATATTTTAAAATTAAAGAAAAAGGAACTTTATAATTTCAGAGGCAAGGAAATTTCTATGATATTTCAGGATCCTATGACTTCATTAAATCCATTTTTAACAATAGAAACACAACTAGTAGAAACAATAATGTTACATGAGAATTTAAATAAAAAATCTGCGAAAGAAAAAGCAATTAATATGCTTAAAATGGTTGGAATTCCTAATGCAGAAAAGAGAATAAGCTCATATCCACACGAGTTTTCAGGCGGTATGAGACAAAGAGTTATGATAGCAATGTCTTTATCAACTAATCCATCATTATTAATTGCAGATGAACCTACTACAGCTCTAGATGTCACTATACAAGCTCAAATATTAGAATTGATTCAGGAATTGCAAAAAAAAGTGCATATGTCACTTATTTTAATAACTCATGATCTTGGTGTTGTTGCAAGAATGACTGAAAGAATTATAGTAATGTATGCTGGCTATATAGTTGAAGAAAATTTTACTGAAGATTTATTTGAAAATCCAAAACACCCATATACTTTTGGTTTATTAAAATCAATTCCTAAAATTGATGAAGAAGTAAAAGAGGAACTATTTTCTATTAAAGGTACTCCTCCAAATCTTGTTAATTTGCCTGATGCTTGTCCTTTTTACCCAAGGTGTGATAGAGTTCAGGATATATGCAGAGTAAAAATGCCTGAATTAAAAGATAATGGAAAAGGACATAGAATAGCATGTTTTAATCCTTATTAA
- a CDS encoding peptide ABC transporter substrate-binding protein, producing the protein MKKILYIALSLMLVFSMVFFFSCKKAGGGVTIRYNNGTEPETLDPAVMSGHPEMMIAYQLFEGLVSYDSKANPVPGVAEKWDISEDKTVYTFHLRKNVKWSDGKPVTADDFYFAWLRAMKTETGGDYSFLYWDYIKGAKEYSEGKATEADVGLKVIDKYTFQVTLLAPTPYILDIFAFPTFMPVPKHVVEKVGNDTWFKKENIVTNGAYILKEWIPQQKIVMQKNKSYWDAKNVKVDTLEFYAIEEATTALEMYLNNQLDIIGAPPTERIDEMKTRDDYFQFPEFGTYYYIINVKANKALGDIKVRKALSMAIDREYIVNYITKSGQIPAYCFVPTGLTGYNGPKFEKGDLDTARKLLAEAGYPNGKGFPKITILYNTNEAHRKIAEAIQQMWSKELGIKVELLNQEWKVYLDARDNHQFDIARAGWIGDYIDPKTFLDMFVTGGSFNNGQWSNTTYDDLINKALNEFDITKRYQLFAEAEKILLDEMPIIPIYFYATVFMKKPFIKGYDENLRDLHPFKYVYIEKK; encoded by the coding sequence ATGAAAAAAATATTGTACATTGCTCTTTCCTTAATGCTTGTATTTTCTATGGTTTTTTTCTTCTCCTGTAAAAAAGCAGGTGGTGGTGTTACTATAAGATATAATAATGGTACAGAACCAGAAACACTTGACCCAGCTGTTATGTCAGGGCATCCTGAAATGATGATAGCATATCAGCTTTTTGAAGGGCTTGTTTCTTATGATTCAAAAGCAAATCCTGTACCAGGTGTAGCAGAAAAATGGGACATTTCTGAAGATAAAACAGTTTATACTTTCCATTTAAGAAAAAATGTTAAATGGTCTGATGGAAAACCTGTTACTGCTGATGATTTTTATTTTGCTTGGCTTAGAGCTATGAAAACTGAAACAGGTGGTGACTATTCTTTTTTATATTGGGATTACATTAAAGGAGCTAAAGAATATTCCGAAGGTAAAGCAACAGAAGCTGATGTTGGATTAAAAGTTATTGATAAATATACTTTCCAAGTAACATTACTTGCTCCTACTCCATATATTTTAGATATATTTGCTTTCCCAACATTTATGCCTGTTCCAAAACATGTAGTTGAAAAAGTTGGAAATGATACATGGTTTAAAAAAGAAAATATTGTAACAAATGGTGCATATATTTTAAAGGAATGGATTCCTCAACAAAAAATTGTTATGCAGAAAAACAAATCTTATTGGGATGCTAAAAATGTTAAAGTAGATACTCTTGAGTTTTACGCTATTGAAGAAGCTACAACTGCTTTAGAAATGTATTTAAATAATCAACTTGATATTATTGGTGCTCCTCCAACAGAAAGAATTGATGAAATGAAAACAAGAGATGATTATTTCCAATTTCCAGAATTTGGGACATATTATTATATTATAAATGTTAAGGCTAATAAAGCTTTAGGTGATATTAAAGTAAGAAAAGCTTTATCTATGGCAATAGATAGAGAATATATTGTTAATTATATCACAAAATCAGGGCAAATTCCAGCATACTGCTTTGTACCAACTGGTTTAACAGGTTATAATGGTCCAAAATTCGAAAAAGGTGATCTTGATACAGCTAGAAAACTTTTAGCTGAAGCAGGATATCCAAATGGAAAAGGTTTTCCAAAAATTACTATTTTATATAACACAAATGAAGCTCATAGAAAAATAGCAGAAGCTATTCAGCAAATGTGGTCAAAAGAACTTGGTATTAAAGTAGAATTATTAAATCAGGAATGGAAAGTTTATCTTGATGCAAGAGATAACCATCAATTTGATATTGCAAGAGCTGGTTGGATAGGTGATTATATAGATCCTAAAACTTTCCTTGATATGTTCGTTACTGGTGGTTCTTTTAACAATGGTCAATGGTCTAATACAACATATGATGATTTAATTAATAAAGCTCTCAATGAGTTTGATATAACTAAGAGATATCAATTATTTGCAGAAGCTGAAAAAATATTGCTTGATGAGATGCCAATTATTCCAATTTATTTCTATGCTACAGTTTTTATGAAGAAACCTTTCATTAAAGGATATGATGAAAATTTAAGAGATTTGCATCCATTTAAATATGTTTATATTGAAAAAAAATAA
- a CDS encoding ATP-binding cassette domain-containing protein → MEKLIKIRNLKKYFVVGYKNLLRTKPIYLKAVDNISFDINKGETLGLVGESGCGKSTLARTIIRIHDPTDGDILIGDKNYAKLKHEELIKERRNIQMIFQDPYASLNPRMTVGDIVAEPLIIYKKLRLIDMTKNQIKKRVQELFEIVGLSRTHINRYPHEFSGGQRQRIGIARALALNPKIILCDEPVSALDVSIQSQVLNLLINLQKEFGLTYLFISHNLSVVRHISNRIAVMYLGRIVEISDYEEIYKNPLHPYTIALLSAVPIPNPRKEKERKRIILEGDVPSADREFKGCRFYDRCFKRMNKCMDQAPELKEVKNGHFVECFLYE, encoded by the coding sequence ATGGAAAAATTAATAAAAATAAGAAACTTAAAAAAATATTTTGTTGTTGGATATAAAAATTTATTAAGAACAAAACCAATATATTTAAAAGCAGTTGATAATATTTCATTTGATATAAATAAAGGAGAGACTTTAGGATTAGTGGGTGAATCTGGATGTGGCAAATCTACATTGGCAAGAACTATAATTAGAATTCATGATCCGACAGATGGGGATATTCTCATAGGTGATAAGAATTATGCAAAACTTAAACATGAAGAACTTATAAAAGAAAGAAGAAACATTCAAATGATATTTCAAGATCCTTATGCTTCATTAAATCCTAGAATGACAGTTGGAGATATTGTTGCAGAGCCTTTAATTATTTATAAAAAATTAAGGCTTATTGATATGACAAAAAATCAAATAAAAAAAAGAGTTCAAGAACTTTTTGAAATAGTAGGTCTTTCTAGAACGCATATTAATAGATATCCACATGAGTTTTCTGGTGGTCAAAGGCAGAGGATAGGGATAGCAAGGGCATTAGCTTTAAATCCTAAAATTATTTTATGTGATGAACCAGTTTCAGCTCTTGATGTTTCAATACAATCACAAGTTTTGAACTTATTGATTAATTTGCAAAAAGAGTTTGGTTTAACTTATCTTTTTATTTCTCATAATCTTTCTGTTGTAAGACATATTTCAAATAGAATTGCAGTTATGTATCTTGGAAGAATAGTAGAAATATCTGACTATGAAGAGATATATAAAAATCCATTGCATCCTTATACTATTGCTCTCCTTTCTGCAGTTCCAATTCCTAATCCTAGAAAAGAAAAAGAGAGAAAAAGAATAATACTTGAGGGAGATGTTCCTTCTGCTGATAGAGAATTTAAAGGATGTAGATTTTATGATAGATGTTTTAAAAGAATGAATAAATGTATGGACCAAGCTCCAGAATTAAAAGAAGTTAAAAATGGACATTTTGTAGAGTGTTTCCTCTATGAATAA
- a CDS encoding FMN-binding protein: MKKMIIVLFVVCILSGLFLSIAYTNFIDKINLNSKKALENALKIVLPEATKFQKLNSENLEIYKGLTDDNNIVGYAIYCFGGGYQDNIYILFSINKELDKILDIFILDQKETPGLGAKIIDKEFRDQFKDLSTEKEITYVKNQKPDKSMNQIEAISGATISSKSVVKILNSTLKVAKEIIIKSNN; the protein is encoded by the coding sequence ATGAAAAAAATGATAATAGTCCTCTTTGTAGTCTGTATATTATCAGGATTATTTCTTTCTATTGCTTATACAAATTTTATAGATAAAATAAATTTAAACTCTAAAAAAGCTCTTGAAAATGCATTAAAGATTGTTCTTCCAGAAGCCACAAAATTTCAAAAACTAAATTCGGAAAACCTTGAAATTTATAAGGGTTTAACAGATGATAATAATATAGTTGGTTATGCTATTTATTGTTTTGGTGGAGGTTACCAAGATAATATTTATATTTTATTCTCTATTAATAAAGAGCTGGATAAAATATTAGATATTTTTATTTTAGATCAGAAAGAAACCCCTGGACTTGGAGCAAAAATTATTGATAAGGAATTTAGAGATCAATTTAAGGATTTATCTACGGAAAAAGAAATAACATATGTAAAAAATCAGAAACCAGATAAAAGTATGAATCAAATTGAAGCTATATCTGGTGCTACTATTTCTTCAAAATCTGTTGTTAAAATTTTAAATTCGACTCTAAAAGTAGCAAAAGAAATAATCATTAAATCAAATAATTAA